From a region of the Emcibacter sp. SYSU 3D8 genome:
- a CDS encoding copper resistance protein B, with translation MRTLAALLVWTAMATSALAQHSHQGHAAPEEPVNPHAGHVGHGTAPATGQGQPAPMVHPEPGHMDAAPSGDAGPALSPGADGHGAHQGMDHQTEPAPHAEPTNQHEGHSPAASDGEGAAVPSGPAPAEASAGPAHAADTVFGASSMEASRRELHRMHGGGKAYKVMIDRLEGRVRGGHDVILWDAQAWYGGDIDKVWLKTEGEGEFSGGVESAEVQVLWSRAVTPWFNLQAGARHDFRPDPERTHLVLGLQGLAPYWLEVDAALFLSDKGDLTARLEVEYDLRITQRLILQPRAELELSAQQVPELELGSGLNKAELGVRLRYEIRPEFAPYVGIEYERAFGETADLKRLDGEKAGDWFLTFGVRAWF, from the coding sequence ATGAGGACGTTAGCCGCACTGCTTGTCTGGACTGCGATGGCGACATCGGCCTTGGCGCAGCATAGCCACCAGGGCCATGCGGCGCCGGAGGAACCGGTCAACCCGCACGCTGGGCATGTGGGGCACGGCACCGCGCCCGCCACGGGACAAGGTCAGCCCGCTCCGATGGTGCACCCTGAACCCGGGCATATGGACGCTGCTCCCTCCGGCGACGCCGGCCCCGCTCTGTCTCCGGGCGCGGACGGCCATGGCGCCCATCAGGGGATGGATCATCAGACAGAGCCGGCGCCCCACGCCGAGCCTACGAACCAGCACGAGGGTCACTCACCCGCAGCGAGTGATGGCGAGGGGGCGGCCGTACCTTCCGGCCCGGCCCCGGCTGAAGCGAGCGCAGGACCGGCACATGCTGCCGATACCGTGTTCGGTGCATCGTCGATGGAGGCCTCGCGGCGCGAGCTTCACCGCATGCACGGGGGTGGCAAGGCCTACAAGGTGATGATCGATCGTCTGGAAGGTCGGGTTCGCGGCGGACACGACGTCATTCTCTGGGACGCGCAAGCCTGGTACGGCGGCGACATAGACAAGGTCTGGCTCAAGACGGAGGGCGAAGGAGAGTTTTCCGGTGGCGTCGAGAGCGCTGAAGTACAGGTGCTGTGGAGTCGCGCCGTTACGCCCTGGTTCAATCTCCAGGCCGGCGCGCGCCACGACTTTCGGCCCGATCCGGAACGGACGCATCTCGTGCTCGGCCTCCAGGGTCTTGCGCCTTACTGGCTCGAAGTCGACGCTGCGTTGTTTCTCTCGGACAAGGGAGACCTGACCGCCAGGCTCGAGGTGGAGTACGACCTACGCATTACGCAGAGGCTGATCCTTCAACCGCGAGCCGAACTGGAACTGAGCGCCCAGCAGGTGCCGGAACTCGAACTCGGGAGCGGCCTCAACAAAGCGGAACTGGGGGTGCGGCTCAGATACGAAATCCGGCCTGAGTTCGCGCCCTATGTCGGCATCGAGTACGAGCGGGCGTTTGGCGAGACAGCCGACCTGAAGAGGCTGGACGGTGAAAAGGCGGGCGATTGGTTCCTGACCTTCGGCGTCAGAGCGTGGTTCTGA
- a CDS encoding TIGR00341 family protein encodes MTYRVIDILAPSGSADSLLALAEQHKAIEYYVSPCGEQEPRRCVVRILCETSRVQVMTDAAEQVLGKGDPWRIVTLPVESFAPKALPDDADEPAAFRVGAASREEIYEEVARNARLDSDFLILTVLSAVVASIGLLKNNVAIIIGAMVIAPLLGPNLAFALGTALGDQKLMLSAIRTNAVGLGLTISLGVVTALFWVSDVGGSELASRTTVGYGDIALALASGAAAVLSLVSGLSSTLVGVMVAVALMPPAVTFGIMLGAGEMQKAMGAITLLSVNVVCVNLAAQTVFVSKAIRPRTWWEKQASKKSVRTNFAVWLALLGALAAAIAWLQGIGDL; translated from the coding sequence ATGACGTACCGCGTTATCGACATTCTGGCCCCGAGCGGCAGTGCCGATTCACTGCTCGCACTGGCGGAGCAGCACAAGGCCATCGAATATTATGTTTCTCCCTGCGGCGAGCAGGAGCCGAGACGCTGTGTCGTCCGGATCCTGTGCGAGACCAGCCGCGTTCAGGTCATGACCGATGCCGCCGAGCAGGTGCTGGGGAAGGGCGATCCCTGGCGGATCGTGACCTTGCCGGTCGAAAGCTTTGCGCCGAAGGCCCTGCCCGACGATGCGGACGAGCCGGCCGCGTTCCGGGTCGGCGCCGCCAGCCGCGAGGAAATCTACGAGGAAGTGGCGCGCAACGCCCGGCTGGATTCGGACTTCCTGATCCTCACGGTGCTGTCGGCGGTGGTGGCGTCCATCGGCCTGCTCAAGAACAATGTCGCCATCATCATCGGCGCCATGGTGATCGCACCCTTGCTGGGCCCGAATCTTGCGTTTGCGCTGGGCACGGCGCTGGGCGACCAGAAGCTGATGCTGTCGGCCATCCGGACCAACGCAGTCGGCCTTGGCCTGACCATCTCCCTTGGCGTCGTGACGGCGCTGTTCTGGGTGAGCGATGTGGGCGGGAGCGAACTGGCCAGCAGGACCACCGTCGGCTATGGCGATATCGCGCTGGCGCTCGCCTCCGGCGCGGCGGCCGTGCTGTCCCTGGTATCGGGCCTGTCCAGCACGCTGGTCGGCGTGATGGTCGCCGTCGCGCTGATGCCGCCGGCGGTCACCTTCGGCATCATGCTGGGCGCGGGCGAGATGCAAAAGGCGATGGGCGCGATCACATTGCTGAGCGTGAACGTGGTCTGCGTCAACCTGGCGGCGCAGACCGTCTTCGTCAGCAAGGCAATCCGGCCGCGGACATGGTGGGAAAAGCAGGCATCGAAAAAGTCGGTGCGGACGAACTTTGCCGTGTGGCTGGCTCTGTTGGGCGCGCTGGCGGCCGCCATTGCCTGGCTGCAGGGAATCGGGGATTTATGA
- a CDS encoding acyl-CoA dehydrogenase family protein — protein MVKAEIIERQRAISKTPMLERIASIRDSLVAAGDEAQQLRHLPGWASKEMAEIGLYRYALPAELGGENLRARQQIEIVEAAAAIDGSVGWCVQISSEINALVIRQMGPALATEIFDDWYALVCSGHGPANGPNPGRKARRDGDGWRLNYQGSFASGCQNATWNYLMGPMCVDEATGETAQASFMIPKGEFEIVDTWNTSGMRGSGSHDVRMVDCYVPPHHLLPGRSLAPSELWDNPTYRNPTHAIYNKAAVALGVCRGAIDNFIGLAMGKVPWGLSTSLKDQSVVQYRVGEAQAKLMAVRSFVMETQDRLEDHLGPLPAKGGRLMPEWEYFWPALLACAHAAQTCREVVSMINNTAATTGCRMDSPLERQLRDAQQAANHALISYRHYEQLGATFLGHPPASSYLALCEPV, from the coding sequence ATGGTCAAAGCTGAAATTATCGAACGCCAGAGAGCGATTTCGAAGACGCCCATGCTCGAGCGGATCGCGTCCATCAGGGACTCACTCGTTGCGGCGGGGGACGAGGCCCAGCAGCTTCGGCACCTGCCGGGGTGGGCGTCGAAGGAGATGGCGGAAATCGGGCTCTATCGCTATGCATTGCCCGCCGAGCTTGGCGGCGAGAATCTTCGGGCGCGCCAGCAGATCGAGATCGTCGAGGCGGCAGCCGCCATCGATGGATCGGTCGGCTGGTGTGTCCAGATCTCGTCCGAGATCAATGCCCTGGTCATCCGCCAGATGGGGCCGGCGCTGGCGACCGAGATCTTCGACGACTGGTATGCGCTGGTGTGCTCAGGCCATGGTCCGGCAAACGGGCCCAACCCGGGGCGCAAGGCCCGGCGGGACGGAGATGGCTGGCGCCTGAACTATCAGGGCAGTTTTGCCAGCGGCTGTCAGAACGCTACATGGAACTACCTGATGGGTCCCATGTGCGTCGATGAGGCAACCGGCGAGACCGCCCAGGCCTCGTTCATGATCCCCAAGGGCGAATTCGAAATCGTCGATACCTGGAATACATCCGGCATGCGCGGCTCGGGCAGCCACGACGTGCGGATGGTGGATTGTTATGTCCCGCCCCATCATCTCCTGCCTGGTCGATCGCTGGCGCCCAGCGAGCTTTGGGACAACCCGACCTACCGGAACCCGACCCATGCCATCTACAACAAGGCGGCGGTGGCGCTGGGCGTGTGCCGGGGCGCCATCGACAATTTCATCGGCTTGGCCATGGGCAAGGTGCCGTGGGGCCTCAGCACGTCGCTGAAGGATCAATCCGTGGTCCAGTACCGGGTCGGCGAGGCGCAGGCCAAGCTCATGGCCGTGCGCAGCTTCGTCATGGAAACGCAGGACCGGCTCGAGGACCATCTCGGGCCGCTGCCGGCGAAGGGCGGCCGCCTGATGCCGGAATGGGAATATTTCTGGCCGGCACTGCTGGCCTGCGCCCATGCCGCCCAGACCTGCCGGGAAGTCGTCAGCATGATCAACAACACGGCAGCCACCACCGGGTGCCGGATGGACAGCCCGCTCGAGCGTCAGTTGCGGGACGCGCAGCAGGCGGCAAACCATGCGCTGATATCGTACCGGCACTATGAACAGCTGGGCGCGACATTCCTCGGTCACCCGCCCGCGAGCAGTTACCTTGCTCTTTGTGAGCCGGTCTGA
- a CDS encoding copper resistance system multicopper oxidase, which produces MSRLITRRGLLGATAAGLALSGLMPAWARSGSPGLGPAMPLLSGNEFRLRVGHSPFSLKGRTGHAITLNGVLPAPLIRLREGQRVRIHVENGLDEDTSIHWHGLLVPFEMDGVPGVSFPGIPAGATFTYDFSVIQSGTYWYHSHSGLQEQMGHYGPMIIDPDGADPVEYDREHVLVLSDWSFMHPHEIFTRLKQKGGFFNRQKQTIAGRLRDAGGMTQQDRAMFAGMRMDPTDIADVTGAAYDYLINGHGQVDRWTGLFSPGERVRLRIINAAAQTIFNFRIPGLPLTVVAADGQNVRPVTVDEFQIGNAETYDIIVQPDTDQAFSVVAESIDRSGMAVATLAPRMGMSAPVPMLRERPLLGMKDMGMDHGAHGGAHAHAASGEAKAGHDEMDMRDESKVAFDPGVGVDMISPNPVDRTGEPGIGLEDVGHRVLTYRDLVSLAPRADRRVPSRNIEIHLTGNMERFMWSIDGEKLSERPEPYRLARNERVRLTLINDTMMTHPMHLHGHFFEIVNGHGAHQPFKHTVMVLPGGKVSLDLTADAPGDWAFHCHMLYHMHAGMMRVVTVRPLDGGAA; this is translated from the coding sequence ACGCTCCGGGTCGCCCGGCCTCGGCCCGGCAATGCCGCTGCTGTCAGGAAATGAGTTCAGGCTTCGGGTGGGTCACAGCCCGTTCTCGCTCAAAGGACGAACGGGTCATGCCATCACCCTCAACGGGGTCTTGCCCGCGCCGCTGATACGTCTTCGGGAAGGCCAGCGCGTGCGCATTCATGTCGAGAATGGCCTCGACGAGGATACGTCGATCCATTGGCATGGGCTTCTCGTGCCGTTCGAGATGGACGGCGTGCCGGGCGTCAGCTTCCCAGGCATACCCGCCGGCGCGACCTTCACCTACGACTTCTCGGTCATACAATCGGGCACCTACTGGTATCACAGTCACTCCGGTCTTCAGGAGCAGATGGGCCACTACGGCCCCATGATCATCGATCCGGACGGAGCAGATCCGGTCGAGTACGACCGCGAGCACGTGCTGGTGCTGAGCGACTGGAGTTTCATGCACCCGCACGAGATTTTCACGCGGCTGAAGCAGAAGGGCGGGTTCTTCAACCGGCAAAAGCAGACCATCGCCGGCAGGCTGCGCGACGCGGGCGGCATGACCCAGCAGGACAGGGCCATGTTCGCCGGCATGCGCATGGATCCGACCGACATCGCGGATGTGACTGGTGCCGCGTACGACTACCTGATCAATGGACATGGGCAGGTTGACCGCTGGACGGGGCTCTTCTCGCCAGGCGAGCGCGTTCGTCTGAGGATCATCAACGCCGCCGCCCAGACAATCTTCAACTTCCGCATTCCCGGCCTGCCCCTGACTGTCGTGGCGGCCGACGGGCAGAATGTTCGACCCGTCACCGTCGATGAGTTCCAGATCGGCAACGCCGAAACCTACGACATCATCGTGCAGCCTGATACTGACCAGGCGTTCTCGGTCGTCGCCGAGAGCATCGACCGTTCGGGCATGGCGGTCGCGACGTTGGCGCCGCGGATGGGAATGTCGGCGCCGGTGCCGATGCTGCGCGAGCGGCCCCTGCTCGGCATGAAGGACATGGGCATGGATCATGGTGCCCATGGCGGAGCACATGCGCATGCTGCATCCGGTGAGGCCAAGGCCGGCCATGATGAGATGGACATGCGGGATGAGTCGAAGGTCGCGTTCGATCCCGGCGTGGGCGTCGACATGATCTCGCCCAACCCGGTCGATCGCACCGGCGAACCGGGCATCGGTCTGGAAGACGTGGGCCACCGGGTGCTGACCTACCGTGACCTGGTTTCACTCGCACCTCGCGCCGATCGGCGAGTGCCGTCTCGGAACATCGAGATCCATCTGACCGGCAACATGGAGCGCTTCATGTGGTCGATCGACGGCGAGAAGCTCAGCGAGCGCCCCGAGCCTTACCGTCTTGCCCGGAATGAGCGTGTGCGCCTCACCCTGATCAATGACACGATGATGACGCATCCGATGCACCTGCATGGCCACTTCTTCGAGATCGTCAACGGCCATGGCGCGCACCAGCCGTTCAAGCACACGGTCATGGTGTTGCCCGGCGGGAAGGTGAGCCTCGATCTGACGGCCGATGCGCCGGGCGACTGGGCGTTTCACTGTCATATGCTCTACCACATGCACGCGGGCATGATGCGCGTCGTCACGGTGCGGCCTCTCGATGGAGGCGCCGCATGA